The sequence below is a genomic window from Sander lucioperca isolate FBNREF2018 chromosome 10, SLUC_FBN_1.2, whole genome shotgun sequence.
agacggagcagaacgacgctgcttgttcagggttgtcatgtgtagcctactcctataggcctacacttcgcgtcaggcgttaaaaccaactgtaccaaaacaccgaattagactactatttaacgcgacggccgttgccgactggccaaatgcttcatatttattattattattattattattattattattattattattattattattattataaccatagtgaaatcGTGCAAGCGATAAAAACCTGTCCTATGCGCTGTCATCCTGTATagacaatttatttgtatattaaaaaaaataatctgcccctctggcatttgccagaattGCCAGATGGCTAATCCGCCCCTGGCTGGCATACAAACAGGCCTCGAGAAACAATGACCTCCAAGTCATTCAAAATTACCAAAAGCAATCAGTTCTACGAGCCTGGTAGGAGCCCGTGAAGGCATCAGGGCTCAGTAGTCAGTGCACAGACGGGAATGCAGCCGCGCAGGTTTAAGGCGAGCTTTTTGCTTGAAGTGTAATTGTTTTATATACGTGTTTAGAATACCACAGCTGCCCCTCCCTCGCCTGTTTTTTTCCCACAGAACAAGACAACCGATACTCTTCTTTAAAGACGTTTATGAGCTTGTTTGAACCATTGGAACGTCACTGTCGGAGCAGGAGGAGAAGAAACTGTGAGTGCAGTTTGTTTACCTGCCAGCGACAGACTGATAAGGAGCAACGGTTGTCTCATGTCTTCAGTCAGGCAGGTCTGCAGAGAGATGGAACTGTTTAATAtacaaactattttttttgtatgaGGATTTTAAACAGGTTTATTATTAACCAACTTTCTCCAATAAAGGCTGTACACATTATTACTGTGCTATAACATTATGCTATTCAATTCAGATTATAGCCTAGCCTacctgacaaaaacaaacatttagccTAACATTCTTTCCTCAGCAGTGATAAGACTAGTAAACTGTATGAAACTTACCAAAGTATTTTCCCTTTGCCTTCATGTTTATGCTGAAAAAAGGATCCGTGTCGGTTTGTGCTCGCTAACAAATGAGGCTACTTCCTGTTTCTCCACTATTACCTGTCAAGGTAACAATCACCTGTTCTCTTAAAGAGCCCGCAGCCTGCGATAGGTCCAAgagtgtatggctgcagcctggagacgaGAGCTGTATTTACTAGTAACTTTTCAGACGTTACaatttaacataaaaacatgatgaactTTACAAAACAAAGATTAAACTGGCATTTGTCTGCAgaacaagtattttttttaagtacatgTTGCTGATAGTACTTTTTTGTGTGTAgggttttaaataaatacattttaatggagtatttttacattgttgcattacttttgcttaagtaaatTCTTAAATTCAGAGCATTTTAATGTGCTGgtgcatttttaatcaatgcAGTGTCATATCTGTAATAAAATGTAATCTGTAAATTAAATTACAAGTATAATAGTATAAAATAGCATTAACCATAAATAAGTACCTCAATtgagtacagtacttgaatatATGTGCCTTGATTCTTTCCAATACTCCACCTACACAATGATAACACTACAGTAAGTATCAAGGAGCAAATACCATAAACAAAAGGTATAAGATGTGTACGCTCCACATACTACAAAGTATAAATGTAGTGGATTTAAACTTGAAATATTAATGAAATTCAAATTGATGAGACAATGTCACACTGATAGCAGGTATGCAGAGACCAGATCACTTTTCAGAGAATATCTTTTCATTTACTCAGCATGGTCATTTTCCTTTAGACTTTTAATGAttgaatgtcatttttatttgctATGGTTACAGTGTTAGGATCTGATGAAGTGGTTGATTAAATTACAATTGTTTGCTTAATTGGCTCATATGTGCAATGCTATGGATTCATTTAAtgcaaaaccagacacaaattTTGCAAATGGAAACAGAAGCATGCTCAAGAAAAAGAGGCTAAAGTGGGAACAAAGTATTGATATTTTCAGTTGATGTATTAGTGCCACCCACTGGTTAATTCCAGCTAACCGCACTCCTCTGTAGTCAAAGAACTCAGTGGGAGCCACAGCTGTGATTCCATGATTATTCATAAACCTGCCTCTGCAAATACAAATGGATTTATAAATCAGTTTTAAAATCACTCGTTACATCTGTGCCCCAGGATGCGTTTCATGAAGTGAGAAACCGCAGATCTAACCCCTGAATAAGTGAGGTCATTATGTTTCACTGCTCTAGTAGTGTAAAAGAGGAGTGTAACTGACAAAACAATCTCCTCTCGGTTATATTTCACCATATTAGGTTTGAATGGTGAacagaacccaaatgcagacagaaCGCAGAGCCAGGAGTGTGAATTAACAGGGTTTATTTAAAGTACTCAAGCCCAGGTTTCCGAGGGGAAAAGCAAGTCCAGGTTTCCAGGGTGGAGAACAGGTCCAGTGGTTTCCGGGAAGGAACGGGTCCGTCAGAGGAAGACAGTTGGCCGGCTAGTGGTGGGATCCAGTGGTGGttgtctggtctggtggatggcaggagtgaagcgatagcaggagtcaggttccaatGGCAGCTGAGGCACAAGAGAAAGGATCAGGACAGGCAAACATACAAATGACTAAACAGGCAGCAAGGTTTGTCAGGAGCAAGCCTAACTGTGGTCgtcttgactatgatctgacgCAGAGTGGAGGATTGACCGGGTATAtgaagcagaggttgattgtggtagatgagaggcagctggaatcctgactcccgcacaccagactccactcctgcaattaggacagacagaggggagggagagaggagagacagagaagctacctagtagcagcaggcctaacaatCTCAAAGTCTATTTAGTGCTCTTCTGGAGCTTTTAATCCTATTACGTAATCTTGTTCGGCCAGAGGAGTTTTTTTCTGAGAGTTCTTGCAACCAGCTGAGGTTGAAATTCTGATTTGTATGTGTTAGAAAGGCCAGAATTTGAACTTTAATGTGACTGATATTGTCTATGAAGCAGACTTtgcatttcatgttttttctcCAATTTCACCGACACCGAATATTCCCAGTGGAACAAAGTTAAAATCATTGGCATTTCCCATTTACTTGTTTGAAGGTGTTTATCAGTTGCCTGCGAGAGACaattattgaaaaataaataagaatagaGTAATTCATGTATTAACTCTGCTTTACATTCCAAAGCCAGGGAAATGTATTATGTCTGCAGGGCATATAGTGTGCATGCTGGATAAGAAGCCTGCAGTACAAAGCCCATTTTATAATGAGTTTCAACATTGTCACTGGTTTCCTTTCAAAAGAATACCACTGCATTTTATCTCTGTTTACAAACAGTACAACAACAGGGGTGTGGAAATCAAAATTGAAACATGTTGTATTGTTATTGGGAGCATGTGTTTGGACATAGGTCAGAGAAGGCGGAGGCGGAGCAGGTTGTTGGTTTTACAATGGAAAGTTAACTTCACTGTACAGGAAGTGGCTGAATCGGGGAGGGGAGAAAACTGCCTACGTGACTCACTGACTGGACCTGACAGGCAGACAACAAGCAGAGCAGAAAGGGGAAGAAAGTCCTGAAACATTTAGCTTCACTCTTGTTTGATATTTTGCAGCAACAGCTGTAGATCTAGGAACTGGCGTCACTAAATAGATTATTGCTCGCAATGCAATGGCAACTGCTTTGaagatattgttttgttttgtgccaTAAATCTACCTGCACAGTGAATTGCGCTGTACCTTAACCTTAAGAAAGTGAAGTGGAGGAGCTCTGGCTCAACTGCGTTTTTTGTCTTAATTTTGGAGAGGTAGGTGAATCCCACTCTGGGGCCTTTTGATGTGGATGACTTCAAGGTAAACAGAAAAGGGAATTCCAGGTTATATTTAATGCATGCAGGTTGGGTTGTGTTCCTGCACGGCTATCACTGCttcttctctgtgtgttttgttgtagCAGCTGTGCTTGAGGGGGTTCAATTTAGTTTTGGCAGTAGACCCGTCCGTATATAGTTCCAAGTTGTGCTTTTATTGGAGTCTGCAATGCCAATACTGTTGTTCTTTGGGTATTTCACAAATAAATTAAGGAAGAAAGAATACCCTTAACATttggaatacatttttttaatagagGGACATGCTGCTTTAATTGTTTTTTGCTCTCATTTTAATTTCACATTTTCTCTGGAGGTGGTGTTGTTATTCTTGCTGCAGTGGCACCCCTGCTGCACAAGTGCAGAGGAAATGGCGGACTGTTGCTGAGGTCATGGACaaattcctctctctgtgttctctgtCTACATCAGTAGGTGTTATGGATCGACAGTATTTCCTGAGCTGGAAGGTTGCCCTGCTGCTTCTCCACTTGAGTAAGGCTTTTTGTTGTAACCCACCATCCTACTGATTTCTGTTTAAAACTACAGGAagaaaaactgaatattttcGGCATTGCAAACTGACACAAATGCAAAATAACTCTTGTAATCTGCCTTTTTCATTAATGCCGCACTTGCATTATTTACATCTCCTTCATCCTTTGTCTATCAAGTTAAGACGTGTGATTAATTCTCCATGTGGTGAATGCACGGAGGCGTACCAGGTCCACTGCTGTTTTGACACAGATTTTAAGATATTGATGTGGTTTGATGAATATCACATTACGCATGGCTGTCATGCGCTATAAATCATTGCTTGACATTGTTTGAAAGAAAGCAGCCATACATATTCAAGTACTTGCTGAGGACGGGGATGAAGTATCAtgccattgtttgttttattagctTACCGTTCTTCCCAAACAATGCAAACCCTCCAAAAGCCAAAAGGTCAAAACTGATGAACATGAAACACTGTAGATCATACTGGTGTGATCTGAATAGAAATACAAACTGTATGAGGCACGTAAGCACCATTCTAAAGCAGTAACAAATGGTCCGATCTCTGTCCTCAGTGCCATGTGGGCTCCAGTGTATGTCAGTGCACATCCTCAATAAGGAGCCTGTGCATGTAATGCCAGACTCTAGTCTGGTTCTGAAAGCTCAGATCGAGCAGGGACCCCTGGAAGAGGTCTCTGTGGTAACCTGGGAGTGGGAGCCCGAAACTGGAATCTCCCCCGAGAGAGTGACACTGGCCACGTGCCCTGGCAGAAGCCTCAAGTGTGCTGGTATGAGGCCAAATGTCCATGTGAACGTGGAGCAGCAGGAGACAACACTTCAAATTAATGGATACAGCGGAGTGGACGACGCCGTGTACACTGTGACTGTGACGGATCACAAAGGTGCCAAGACCAGTGCACAATGCATCGTCAGGAAATATGGTACAGTATGATACGCAGCATGTGAGGGAATTCATTGTGAAGTCTTA
It includes:
- the si:dkeyp-97a10.2 gene encoding uncharacterized protein si:dkeyp-97a10.2 isoform X4, translating into MSLFEPLERHCRSRRRRNLGVMDRQYFLSWKVALLLLHLMPCGLQCMSVHILNKEPVHVMPDSSLVLKAQIEQGPLEEVSVVTWEWEPETGISPERVTLATCPGRSLKCAGMRPNVHVNVEQQETTLQINGYSGVDDAVYTVTVTDHKGAKTSAQCIVRKYEAVHHVSVSINVSHSSLVCGEAWGTDPHFNWLHERVAITETVGRVSKDGTTLFVTKTPICGHFTCMVSNKLGHSSATYTAAPCETEGRGTTAAVVCSLLLLLFGGVLAYLLWRRRRYSNRGERLHDHLDDTI
- the si:dkeyp-97a10.2 gene encoding uncharacterized protein si:dkeyp-97a10.2 isoform X1 — translated: MWMTSRWCCYSCCSGTPAAQVQRKWRTVAEVMDKFLSLCSLSTSVGVMDRQYFLSWKVALLLLHLMPCGLQCMSVHILNKEPVHVMPDSSLVLKAQIEQGPLEEVSVVTWEWEPETGISPERVTLATCPGRSLKCAGMRPNVHVNVEQQETTLQINGYSGVDDAVYTVTVTDHKGAKTSAQCIVRKYEAVHHVSVSINVSHSSLVCGEAWGTDPHFNWLHERVAITETVGRVSKDGTTLFVTKTPICGHFTCMVSNKLGHSSATYTAAPCETEGRGTTAAVVCSLLLLLFGGVLAYLLWRRRRYSNRGERLHDHLDDTI
- the si:dkeyp-97a10.2 gene encoding uncharacterized protein si:dkeyp-97a10.2 isoform X3, which translates into the protein MSLFEPLERHCRSRRRRNCECSLFTCQRQTDKEQRLSHVFSQAVPCGLQCMSVHILNKEPVHVMPDSSLVLKAQIEQGPLEEVSVVTWEWEPETGISPERVTLATCPGRSLKCAGMRPNVHVNVEQQETTLQINGYSGVDDAVYTVTVTDHKGAKTSAQCIVRKYEAVHHVSVSINVSHSSLVCGEAWGTDPHFNWLHERVAITETVGRVSKDGTTLFVTKTPICGHFTCMVSNKLGHSSATYTAAPCETEGRGTTAAVVCSLLLLLFGGVLAYLLWRRRRYSNRGERLHDHLDDTI
- the si:dkeyp-97a10.2 gene encoding uncharacterized protein si:dkeyp-97a10.2 isoform X6, whose translation is MDRQYFLSWKVALLLLHLMPCGLQCMSVHILNKEPVHVMPDSSLVLKAQIEQGPLEEVSVVTWEWEPETGISPERVTLATCPGRSLKCAGMRPNVHVNVEQQETTLQINGYSGVDDAVYTVTVTDHKGAKTSAQCIVRKYEAVHHVSVSINVSHSSLVCGEAWGTDPHFNWLHERVAITETVGRVSKDGTTLFVTKTPICGHFTCMVSNKLGHSSATYTAAPCETEGRGTTAAVVCSLLLLLFGGVLAYLLWRRRRYSNRGERLHDHLDDTI
- the si:dkeyp-97a10.2 gene encoding uncharacterized protein si:dkeyp-97a10.2 isoform X2, coding for MSLFEPLERHCRSRRRRNCECSLFTCQRQTDKEQRLSHVFSQAVGVMDRQYFLSWKVALLLLHLMPCGLQCMSVHILNKEPVHVMPDSSLVLKAQIEQGPLEEVSVVTWEWEPETGISPERVTLATCPGRSLKCAGMRPNVHVNVEQQETTLQINGYSGVDDAVYTVTVTDHKGAKTSAQCIVRKYEAVHHVSVSINVSHSSLVCGEAWGTDPHFNWLHERVAITETVGRVSKDGTTLFVTKTPICGHFTCMVSNKLGHSSATYTAAPCETEGRGTTAAVVCSLLLLLFGGVLAYLLWRRRRYSNRGERLHDHLDDTI
- the si:dkeyp-97a10.2 gene encoding uncharacterized protein si:dkeyp-97a10.2 isoform X5, encoding MDKFLSLCSLSTSVGVMDRQYFLSWKVALLLLHLMPCGLQCMSVHILNKEPVHVMPDSSLVLKAQIEQGPLEEVSVVTWEWEPETGISPERVTLATCPGRSLKCAGMRPNVHVNVEQQETTLQINGYSGVDDAVYTVTVTDHKGAKTSAQCIVRKYEAVHHVSVSINVSHSSLVCGEAWGTDPHFNWLHERVAITETVGRVSKDGTTLFVTKTPICGHFTCMVSNKLGHSSATYTAAPCETEGRGTTAAVVCSLLLLLFGGVLAYLLWRRRRYSNRGERLHDHLDDTI